GGTGGGGATCGCCCGGCGGGCGCTGGAGACGGCGCAGCGGGAGCGCGACCGCGTGGTGATCGTCGACACTGCCGGACGCCTGCAGATCGACGAGGAGATGATGGACGAGCTGAAGCGCCTGAAGCAGGCACTCCAGCCGCACGAGATCCTCTACGTCGCCGACGGCATGACCGGTCAGGAGGCGGTGAAGATCGCCGAGGGTTTCGACCAGGCGCTCGACATCACGGGTGTCGTCCTGACCAAGATGGACGGCGACGCGCGTGGTGGCGCCGCGCTCTCCATCTACGGCGTCACCGGCAAGCCGATCAAGTTCATCGGTGTCGGCGAGAAGCTGGACGGATTGGAGGAGTTCCACCCCGAGCGGATGGCCGGGCGGATCCTCCAGATGGGCGACGTCCTCTCCCTGGTGGAGAAGGCGCAGAGCTCCTTCGACCAGGAACAGGCGGCGAAGCTCGAGAAGAAGATGCTCGGGGCCGGGCGGTTCGACCTCGACGACTTCCTGACCGCGATGCGGCAGCTCCAGAACCTGGGGCCATTGGAGAACCTCCTGAAGCTGCTCCCCGGGGTCAACAACAAGATGTTGAAGAACATCAAGGTCGACCCGCAGCGGATGAAGCACATCGAGGCGATCATCCTCTCGATGACGCCGCAGGAGCGGAAGAAGCCCGAACTGCTCAACGGCTCCCGCCGCGCCCGCATCGCGCGCGGTTCCGGCCGTCCGGTGCAGGAGATCAATCGTCTCCTCGAGCAGTTCAAGGAGATGCAGAAGTTCATGAAGCAGATGAAGAATCTGCAGGGCATGATGCCGCGCGGCCTGCCGCGGCTCGGCGGTGGAGCGGGGAGCGGGTTTCCGTTTGTGAGGTAGGGGATATCCGCTATCCGATATCCGTTGTCCGTTGGGCGCTTTCTAACGGGCGGGACATCTGGAGGTTGGTAGCCCGGTCCGGACGGATAACGGATAACCGACAACGGATAACCGGTTGCTCGGCCGCCTTCCGGCCGGGCAACCTTCGATCGTCCGCTTTCATCGTGCTGCGCACTTCGGCGCGGGCGAGGCCGGACGTCACCGTGGGATCGACCA
This DNA window, taken from Longimicrobiaceae bacterium, encodes the following:
- a CDS encoding signal recognition particle protein (with 4.5S RNA forms a signal recognition particle involved in targeting and integration of inner membrane proteins) — its product is VGIARRALETAQRERDRVVIVDTAGRLQIDEEMMDELKRLKQALQPHEILYVADGMTGQEAVKIAEGFDQALDITGVVLTKMDGDARGGAALSIYGVTGKPIKFIGVGEKLDGLEEFHPERMAGRILQMGDVLSLVEKAQSSFDQEQAAKLEKKMLGAGRFDLDDFLTAMRQLQNLGPLENLLKLLPGVNNKMLKNIKVDPQRMKHIEAIILSMTPQERKKPELLNGSRRARIARGSGRPVQEINRLLEQFKEMQKFMKQMKNLQGMMPRGLPRLGGGAGSGFPFVR